A single genomic interval of Lathyrus oleraceus cultivar Zhongwan6 chromosome 7, CAAS_Psat_ZW6_1.0, whole genome shotgun sequence harbors:
- the LOC127101405 gene encoding uncharacterized protein LOC127101405 isoform X2 encodes MRDDDEKVDAHAMLGYGYLLPWMAHWNHTSYMSAINPGWSGSTSVGPEVRSDRSVDVVGVVGEANGVTKVGFGSKPSLVSGVSEKLKGRLPFQREEKSVFGKVYGKSGTESCSGDDRVSPSRVRLPLVSAPHKIETSVEKCQLLSQRVPMRSLRDTEPKNLTLFTPVNNSVKSASDVVLTNVRDNGKSAMNEVTGGPREVYPSSYSSAPQEHYTSTKFHSYSSPSVHEKQMSSRLDHQRYSLSRLMRGSFTCFPHVPIADSDDDGHNVVRSQHHMIQNLIANPNISNQTSLLESTKPTNVYSSVEQVPQSVYGVKDASKYTNLDSVEELSRGLPRISQATHRFLMSKIPGVNLSDKGEAPMLSNKCSKDSQNSLSTLGATTSARGKNLEKSGNINEEPRELLTLASPVDMETSTSRTRSLDVDQLLSNEKGHARSKSSNSSLGSDPSSRWVKRLKLCSLEHAALGTKSENIGETSHAKLTNVFSKTMKDGKTNLEAETVYNDEGHAEGQTVLEPPLVLSNAESSFTEAKEAVEITLSHPWIQRWSHNRAACSKKRHETVENRDSKSSNSAAGELKNKPFPSVAAMALMGKAMNSLNPSELTKKGPVIVWNMKGL; translated from the exons ATGCGTGATGATGATGAGAAAGTAGATGCTCATGCAATGCTTGGTTATGGTTATCTATTACCATGGATGGCTCATTGGAATCACACAAGTTACATGTCAGCAATAAATCCTGGCTGGAGTGGTTCGACGAGTGTTGGGCCGGAGGTCAGATCAGATCGTTCCGTGGATGTTGTTGGGGTAGTTGGAGAGGCAAATGGGGTTACAAAGGTTGGTTTTGGTTCCAAACCATCTCTTGTATCCGGTGTTTCTGAAAAATTGAAGGGAAGGTTACCTTTTCAGAGAGAAGAAAAAAGTGTTTTCGGCAAGGTATATGGAAAGTCTGGAACAGAATCATGCTCGGGCGATGACAGGGTTTCTCCCAGCAGAGTTAGGTTGCCGTTAGTATCTGCTCCTCATAAAATAGAAACTTCAGTAGAAAAGTGTCAATTATTGTCTCAAAGAGTGCCGATGAGATCCTTGAGGGATACTGAACCGAAGAACTTAACTCTTTTCACACCGGTGAACAACTCGGTAAAATCAGCTTCTGACGTAGTACTGACAAATGTACGCGACAATGGAAAATCTGCAATGAATGAAGTTACAGGTGGACCGCGGGAAGTATATCCATCGAGCTACAGTTCAGCACCCCAAGAACATTACACAAGCACTAAATTTCATAGTTATTCTTCTCCTAGTGTTCATGAGAAGCAGATGAGTAGCCGATTAGACCATCAAAGATATTCCCTATCAAGATTGATGCGAGGCAGCTTCACTTGTTTTCCGCATGTTCCCATAGCGGACAGTGATGACGACGGACACAATGTTGTTCGTAGTCAGCACCACATGATTCAAAATTTAATTGCTAATCCAAACATTTCAAACCAGACTTCACTCTTGGAGTCAACTAAACCAACAAATGTCTACTCTTCGGTAGAGCAAGTGCCACAATCTGTTTATGGTGTGAAGGATGCAAGTAAATACACCAATTTAGATTCCGTAGAAGAATTATCAAGAGGTCTTCCCAGAATTTCCCAAGCAACGCATCGTTTTCTGATGTCAAAGATTCCTGGTGTTAATTTATCCGACAAAG GTGAAGCTCCAATGCTGTCAAATAAG TGCTCCAAGGATAGTCAAAACTCACTCTCAACTCTAGGTGCAACAACTTCGGCTAGAGGGAAAAACCTAGAGAAGTCTGGGAATATAAACGAAGAGCCCCGCGAACTTCTCACTCTGGCAAGTCCCGTTGACATGGAGACTAGCACATCAAGAACTCGTAGCCTTGATGTGGACCAACTGTTATCTAACGAAAAAGGTCATGCAAGGTCAAAATCTAGCAATAGTTCTTTGGGATCAGACCCAAGTAGCAGATGGGTTAAACGGCTCAAGTTATGCTCATTAGAACATGCTGCACTTGGCACCAAGAGTGAAAATATTGGAGAAACTTCACATGCAAAACTAACTAATGTTTTCAGCAAAACTATGAAAGATGGCAAAACTAATTTGGAAGCCGAAACGGTATATAACGATGAAGGACACGCCGAAGGACAGACGGTACTAGAACCACCTCTAGTATTATCAAATGCCGAGTCCTCTTTTACCGAAGCAAAGGAAGCTGTAGAAATTACACTTTCGCATCCTTGGATTCAGAGATGGAGTCATAATCGTGCTGCTTGTTCTAAAAAGAGGCATGAAACAGTTGAGAATCGTGATTCAAAGTCTTCAAACAGTGCGGCAGGAGAGTTAAAAAACAAGCCGTTTCCAAGCGTTGCAGCCATGGCCCTAATGGGAAAGGCAATGAATAGTCTGAATCCCTCCGAGCTTACGAAAAAGGGACCTGTCATTGTTTGGAACATGAAGGGACTTTGA
- the LOC127105212 gene encoding glucose-1-phosphate adenylyltransferase large subunit 1, with amino-acid sequence MVSTCVNFKTNTHVTNLRKDNIFHQENGFLGERIKGGLNYSPWNINKLEISLKNKERVKKVKKPGVVSAVLTSNDATETKTFQVPSFLRRKADPKNVVSIILGGGSGVQLFPLTKRAATPAVPVGGCYRLIDIPMSNCINSGINKVFVLTQFNSASLNRHISRTYFGNGINFGDGYVEVLAATQTPGEAGKNWFQGTADAVRQFTWVFEDAKNTNIENVIILAGDHLYRMDYMDLVQSHIDRNADITVSCAAVGDSRASDFGLVKVDSRGRIIQFSEKPKGADLKAMQVDTSLFGLSPQDAIASPFIASMGVYVFKTDVLLKLLKWRYPTSNDFGSEIIPASVKEYNVQAFFFGDYWEDIGTIRSFYDANMALTEESPMFKFYDPKTPIFTSPRFLPPTKIDKCRIVDAIISHGCFLRECSVQHSIVGERSRLDYGVELKDTIMMGADYYQTESEIASELAEGKVPIGIGRNTKIRKCIIDKNARIGKDVIIMNKDGVQEADRPRDGFYIRSGITIVMEKATIEDGTII; translated from the exons ATGGTGTCTACTTGTGTCAACTTTAAGACCAATACCCATGTAACAAACTTGAGGAAAGACAATATTTTTCATCAAGAAAATGGTTTTCTAGGTGAGAGAATCAAAGGGGGTTTGAATTACAGTCCATGGAACATTAATAAGTTGGAAATAAGTTTGAAAAACAAAGAGAGGGTTAAGAAGGTAAAAAAACCTGGTGTTGTGTCTGCTGTTCTTACATCAAATGATGCCACTGAGACTAAG ACATTTCAAGTTCCGTCTTTTTTGAGAAGAAAAGCCGACCctaaaaatgttgtttccatcATACTGGGAGGAGGTTCTGGTGTTCAACTTTTTCCTCTTACCAAACGAGCTGCTACACCAGCT GTTCCTGTTGGTGGATGCTACAGGCTTATAGACATTCCAATGAGCAACTGCATCAACAGCGGCATCAACAAAGTATTTGTATTGACACAGTTCAATTCAGCATCCCTTAACCGTCATATCTCTCGCACCTATTTTGGAAATGGCATCAACTTTGGAGATGGATACGTAGAG GTTCTTGCGGCTACTCAAACACCAGGAGAAGCCGGGAAGAATTGGTTTCAAGGAACAGCAGATGCTGTGAGGCAATTTACATGGGTGTTTGAGGATGCAAAGAACACAAACATTGAGAATGTAATAATCTTGGCTGGAGATCATCTATACAGAATGGATTACATGGATCTTGTGCAG AGTCACATTGACAGAAATGCGGATATTACAGTATCATGCGCTGCTGTTGGTGACAG CCGCGCATCAGACTTTGGATTAGTCAAAGTAGATAGCAGAGGTCGCATCATCCAATTTTCAGAAAAACCTAAGGGAGCTGATCTTAAAGCAATG CAAGTAGATACCTCTCTTTTTGGATTGTCACCTCAAGATGCAATAGCTTCGCCATTTATTGCATCTATGGGGGTTTACGTATTCAAGACCGATGTTTTACTCAAGCTTCTGAAATGGAGGTATCCCACATCCAATGACTTTGGATCTGAAATCATTCCAGCATCAGTGAAGGAATACAATGTCCAA GCGTTCTTTTTCGGAGACTATTGGGAAGACATTGGAACAATACGATCATTTTACGATGCTAACATGGCTCTTACCGAAGAG AGCCCAATGTTCAAATTTTATGATCCCAAGACACCTATTTTCACTTCTCCAAGATTCTTACCACCAACGAAGATTGATAAATGCAGG ATTGTGGATGCAATAATCTCACACGGCTGTTTCCTGAGAGAATGTAGTGTGCAACACTCCATTGTGGGTGAACGTTCGCGTTTGGATTATGGCGTTGAGCTCAAG GACACTATAATGATGGGAGCAGACTATTACCAAACCGAATCTGAAATTGCTTCTGAGCTAGCAGAGGGAAAGGTTCCGATTGGGATTGGAAGGAACACCAAAATCAG GAAGTGTATAATAGACAAGAATGCTAGGATTGGGAAAGATGTCATCATCATGAACAAAGAT GGTGTTCAAGAAGCAGATAGACCTCGGGATGGTTTTTACATCCGATCAGGAATCACAATCGTGATGGAGAAGGCAACAATAGAGGATGGCACTATCATATAG
- the LOC127101405 gene encoding uncharacterized protein LOC127101405 isoform X1, translating into MRDDDEKVDAHAMLGYGYLLPWMAHWNHTSYMSAINPGWSGSTSVGPEVRSDRSVDVVGVVGEANGVTKVGFGSKPSLVSGVSEKLKGRLPFQREEKSVFGKVYGKSGTESCSGDDRVSPSRVRLPLVSAPHKIETSVEKCQLLSQRVPMRSLRDTEPKNLTLFTPVNNSVKSASDVVLTNVRDNGKSAMNEVTGGPREVYPSSYSSAPQEHYTSTKFHSYSSPSVHEKQMSSRLDHQRYSLSRLMRGSFTCFPHVPIADSDDDGHNVVRSQHHMIQNLIANPNISNQTSLLESTKPTNVYSSVEQVPQSVYGVKDASKYTNLDSVEELSRGLPRISQATHRFLMSKIPGVNLSDKGQFFRESMPPIKFKGNNFNEIIDLSPNPPTSDHTKLETLRSSVKREGKENISDFKFPTSVANESTPEPDTMDIGTLHENNNLSGEAPMLSNKCSKDSQNSLSTLGATTSARGKNLEKSGNINEEPRELLTLASPVDMETSTSRTRSLDVDQLLSNEKGHARSKSSNSSLGSDPSSRWVKRLKLCSLEHAALGTKSENIGETSHAKLTNVFSKTMKDGKTNLEAETVYNDEGHAEGQTVLEPPLVLSNAESSFTEAKEAVEITLSHPWIQRWSHNRAACSKKRHETVENRDSKSSNSAAGELKNKPFPSVAAMALMGKAMNSLNPSELTKKGPVIVWNMKGL; encoded by the exons ATGCGTGATGATGATGAGAAAGTAGATGCTCATGCAATGCTTGGTTATGGTTATCTATTACCATGGATGGCTCATTGGAATCACACAAGTTACATGTCAGCAATAAATCCTGGCTGGAGTGGTTCGACGAGTGTTGGGCCGGAGGTCAGATCAGATCGTTCCGTGGATGTTGTTGGGGTAGTTGGAGAGGCAAATGGGGTTACAAAGGTTGGTTTTGGTTCCAAACCATCTCTTGTATCCGGTGTTTCTGAAAAATTGAAGGGAAGGTTACCTTTTCAGAGAGAAGAAAAAAGTGTTTTCGGCAAGGTATATGGAAAGTCTGGAACAGAATCATGCTCGGGCGATGACAGGGTTTCTCCCAGCAGAGTTAGGTTGCCGTTAGTATCTGCTCCTCATAAAATAGAAACTTCAGTAGAAAAGTGTCAATTATTGTCTCAAAGAGTGCCGATGAGATCCTTGAGGGATACTGAACCGAAGAACTTAACTCTTTTCACACCGGTGAACAACTCGGTAAAATCAGCTTCTGACGTAGTACTGACAAATGTACGCGACAATGGAAAATCTGCAATGAATGAAGTTACAGGTGGACCGCGGGAAGTATATCCATCGAGCTACAGTTCAGCACCCCAAGAACATTACACAAGCACTAAATTTCATAGTTATTCTTCTCCTAGTGTTCATGAGAAGCAGATGAGTAGCCGATTAGACCATCAAAGATATTCCCTATCAAGATTGATGCGAGGCAGCTTCACTTGTTTTCCGCATGTTCCCATAGCGGACAGTGATGACGACGGACACAATGTTGTTCGTAGTCAGCACCACATGATTCAAAATTTAATTGCTAATCCAAACATTTCAAACCAGACTTCACTCTTGGAGTCAACTAAACCAACAAATGTCTACTCTTCGGTAGAGCAAGTGCCACAATCTGTTTATGGTGTGAAGGATGCAAGTAAATACACCAATTTAGATTCCGTAGAAGAATTATCAAGAGGTCTTCCCAGAATTTCCCAAGCAACGCATCGTTTTCTGATGTCAAAGATTCCTGGTGTTAATTTATCCGACAAAGGTCAGTTTTTTAGAGAGTCAATGCCACCTATAAAATTCAAAGGAAATAATTTCAATGAAATTATTGATTTATCTCCGAATCCACCCACTAGTGATCATACTAAACTAGAAACTCTGAGGAGTTCCGTAAAAAGGGAAGGGAAGGAAAATATTTCTGATTTCAAATTTCCAACAAGCGTGGCGAATGAATCAACGCCTGAACCCGACACTATGGACATCGGTACTTTACATGAGAATAATAATCTTTCAG GTGAAGCTCCAATGCTGTCAAATAAG TGCTCCAAGGATAGTCAAAACTCACTCTCAACTCTAGGTGCAACAACTTCGGCTAGAGGGAAAAACCTAGAGAAGTCTGGGAATATAAACGAAGAGCCCCGCGAACTTCTCACTCTGGCAAGTCCCGTTGACATGGAGACTAGCACATCAAGAACTCGTAGCCTTGATGTGGACCAACTGTTATCTAACGAAAAAGGTCATGCAAGGTCAAAATCTAGCAATAGTTCTTTGGGATCAGACCCAAGTAGCAGATGGGTTAAACGGCTCAAGTTATGCTCATTAGAACATGCTGCACTTGGCACCAAGAGTGAAAATATTGGAGAAACTTCACATGCAAAACTAACTAATGTTTTCAGCAAAACTATGAAAGATGGCAAAACTAATTTGGAAGCCGAAACGGTATATAACGATGAAGGACACGCCGAAGGACAGACGGTACTAGAACCACCTCTAGTATTATCAAATGCCGAGTCCTCTTTTACCGAAGCAAAGGAAGCTGTAGAAATTACACTTTCGCATCCTTGGATTCAGAGATGGAGTCATAATCGTGCTGCTTGTTCTAAAAAGAGGCATGAAACAGTTGAGAATCGTGATTCAAAGTCTTCAAACAGTGCGGCAGGAGAGTTAAAAAACAAGCCGTTTCCAAGCGTTGCAGCCATGGCCCTAATGGGAAAGGCAATGAATAGTCTGAATCCCTCCGAGCTTACGAAAAAGGGACCTGTCATTGTTTGGAACATGAAGGGACTTTGA